The genomic window atttcattcccttttatggctgagtagtattccatggtgtattataccacattttctttatgtacttgttggttgatgggcacataggtaggttccatatctttgcaattgcaaattgtgctgctataaacatgcgagtgtatgtgtctttttcatagaattactcttttcctttgggtagatatccagtagtgggattgctggattgaatggtagttttatttttagttctttaagaaatctccatactgttttccacagtggttgtactagtttatatcccaccagcagtgtaaaagtggtCCCTTTTCCCCCACATCCATGCCACACAAGGAAGTGGTATATATTGGGGGTTCAGTATTGGCCTCTGCTGCTGGGAAATTGGGATTGGACACACAACTTTTATGATCAACCACGGTGAGGGGAAGCCCATGCAATTGAGCCCATGTAGAGCCTTCATCTCTGCAGCCATGGGCATTTTGTACATTGGCCCCTTGAGTAAGCTTCAAGATAGTTGGGGAAAGAGGTTGGCATTCTAATGCAAGTAATCTTGTTCACATAGTTATCGAGACCCTCCATCACAGTTGATGCCTTCTGTTGGGCACTTATATGGAACACAAATGTATTTACCATTAGTAGAGGTCCAACCACATACCACTTCCCCAAAACCTCCTTGTTACCAATACTATAAATTTTGTTCATTCCAAGTCCCTGAACCATATGGTGTAGAGCCATACCTTAGGCCACTTCTCCTTCCAAGCAAAGTGAAGAACCAGATATACCACTTGAAATTATGCTCTCAGAAAAGACTCTTCTTCTTCAGTGACCTTCTGGGCTACCCCTGTGTGGGGCTGTGATATACAACAATGTGATCTGGCTGGTGTCCTTAGGTCATGCAGAAATGTGCTAAAATAGGTTTAAATGTTCTACTCTTCAAACAGCTGGTTATAGAGACGTccgtgtattagtttgctagggctgccataacaaagtaccacagacaggtgacttaaacaacagaaatgtatttccttacagttctggaggctagaagttcaagatcaaggtgtcagctgaaTTGGTTTCTTTTTGCTACaatttgaatgtttgtgttccctccagaattcatgttgaaacttaatccccaatgcaagaGTATTAAGAGGTAAGGCCTTTAGGAGGTGCTTAGGCCACGAGAGCTCTGCTGTCATGGATGGGATCAGTGCCTTGTGAAAGGGCTGAGGGAACTATCTAGGCCCTTTTGCCCTTctgtcccttttgccatgtgaggaaaCAGTGTTcgaggtgccatcttggaagcagagaccaggccCTTACTAGACAATGAACTTGCTgtcaacttgatcttggacttcccaggctccagaactgtgagaaataaatttctattatttttaaattacccagtctaaggtattttgtcaTAGTGGCAGGAATGGACTGAGTCACTTCTGAAGGCCTCTATTCTTGGGCTTATTAGTGGCTGTCTTCTCAATGTGTCTTGACATGGTATTccctatgtgtgtgtttgtgtcctaATCCCTTCTTCTTAGAAGAACATCAGTGATGTTGGATTAGGGtctaccctaatgacctcatttaaccttagttacttctttaaaaaccctatctccaaatatagtcgcattctgtgattctgggggttagggcttcaacatatgaatctggcAGGGACACAACTCAGCCCAAAGCAGTCCCCATGAAACCGTAAGTGTGGGTTGCGAAAGAGAAGGCAGTGTGGCAGGTGTGAACACACTGgtagtgtgagccactgcttagGTATCCTTGTTGTGCCTCCAGAACCTGTTCAAGGCCAATCCATATATACCACTTCTAATTTAAGCTTCCTCTGTATTCTTCTCTAGTCAAACAGGTCCATCAAAAGGGAATGTAATAGGGATCActattccttaattttttgagCCTTGATGATGGCCTAATTTTTGTCAGTTTCCTTTGCATGTAATATTGATTTTGGTTTACTATTTTGACGGTGTAGTACAGTGGTTGAGAGCATGAACGCTGAAGCTAGTTTCTGGTTTACATTCCAGTAGTGACCtcgggcaagttacttaagcttttaatgccttaatttccttttctgtaaaatgtgtaCAATTATAGTACCTACCTTGTAGTGCTGTTTTGAGGAATAATATGTTAACATATGGAAAGTGCTTGAAAGAGTGTCTGGCATGTAATAAGTGCTATGTATGTGTTTGCTATCACTGCTATAATTGGAAGGGAGAGTAAGTTCCAGGCTTCCACCTGGCCCTTCCTATCATAAAAATTCTCACCCTGCAGGTCAGGAAGCCAATTGAGCTGTTTTGCCAGTTGCTAGTTTTATTAATTACAACTGTAAATCCAGCAACTGGGGAAATCACCAGAGTGGATTTATAGACCCCCTGAGCCCACCATGAGTTGAATTTAGGCCAAAACTCCAATtatcatttgatcttcacaagcCCTCACTCTGACTGTGGGCAACAGTGTTGTTCTGAGTTCCCAGGATTAGTGACAGCTCAGAGCTATTGTCCCATAATCCCCGAAGAGTGTGtgtatttgaacatttaccttggTAAATTGCTGCAGACCTCTTCTGGGGACAGCTGGGAATATTTATAGTACATAATTGCAATGTTGCCATAGCATCCTTCCTCAAGGTACTCAGTCTCCCTTTTATTCTAGGGAATCTGGGTATATGAACTGAGAAGCTGTGACACACTATCATGGTGACCCAACTTTCTGTTTGCCAAAATTCTTTTGGTTAAGCAGATCAAGTCTGTATATCAGTCCTAGGGTTCTTATGATTAATTAATTGCTATGAGAGATCACTGTGGGTCAAACCATTTTGATTGTCATTCAGTAGCTCTATTCTGGGACATGGTTATCAGTTAGTTTTTGCTGTGAAACGAACCATCGAAAGCTTACACAACCACCATTTATTTAGTTAACGATTGTTGGGGGTTGACaatttgggctgggctcagctgggctaGTCTGCTTGCATCAGCTGAACTCACTCATATGTCTGTGGTCTGCTGCTGTTGGTTTCAGTGACACTACTTCTAGGGATTGGTTGGCCATGAGTTGGGCCAAAAGGGATGATTGGAGCATGTATCTCTCAACATCTAGTTTGTTTGCATGATGGCAGCAGGTTTCCAAGACTAGCAAGCCCCAATGCAAAAGCACTTTTCCAGCTTTTGCGTGCACCATTTTAGCCAATGTCccattgaccaaagcaagtcacacagcagattcaagagaaaagaaatagatcCAAATAGTTCTTCAAATAATCGTCTCATTttatgtgatcctcccacttccacTCTCTGTACCTGGAGAGCAGGGGGTGCTTCTTCCATGAAAATGGCTTCCACCTATGCTGCAGCCTTTTCCTAAGAATCATTGGTGCACTatactctgatttatttttcagtttgatcCACTCAGCATTCATTTCAGGAATCTATCAAAGTCTTTGCTCTGCCATCCTCACCCTCTCCACTGCTTTTATGAATGAATTTATACTTCTTTataattgtttctatttattttgggAAGGTAAATACCTGTGTTCAATTGAGTATCTTGCACCACAACAACCTCAGATTACATTTTAATCTACTATCTATAGATCAATGGTAGCAGTGcaaaaaattatatgtgtatgtactaTATTCTTcctatatgtacatgtatatgtatgtatatatgtaaatacatacataagcatatgtaaataacatatatgtgtgtgtgtatatatatatatatagagagagagagagagagagaagcttgctctgtcgccgagcctggagtgcagtggtgagatcatagctcactgcagccttgatctcccaagctccagcaatcctcccacctcagtctcttgagtagctgggactactacaagcatgtgccaccacgagtggctgatttctttctttctttttttttttttaaatagagacaaagtctccctatgttgcccaagctggtcctggactcctgagctcacgcaattctcctgtatcggcctcccaaagtgctgggattacaggtgtgaaccaccatgcctggcctcttcccaTATATATTGAGTGAGTAGTTCAGACAAAAGAATCAAGGTATATGCACTCTACCgtgagaaagaagagcaaaagaTGACTTGTATAATTTTCCAAAGACAAGAACTTTGGCCTAATTCTACTGTTTCATATTTGGTGTGTAGCATGAGAGAGAAGGATGCATTTCCTTTGCTTAATGCATTACTTTAGGCCATTTTGACCACTCTGTGTCTCTCCCAGGGCTCTGGTTGGGATTTTATCAATTTTAGGCTGCTTGTGCTGTTCTGTCTGCCttaggcaaactttttttttttttttttttttttgtctctgttgcccaggctggagtgcagtggcgcaatctcggctcactgcaagctctgcctcctgggttcacaccattctcctgcctcagcttcccgagtagctgggactacaggtgcccgccaccacgcccggttaatttttttgtacttttagtacagacgggatttcaccatgttagccaggatggtctcgatctcctgacctcgtgatccgcccgccttggcctcccaaagtgctgggactacaggtgtgagccacagcgcccggcctaggcaaacattttaatatagaaaTGAGCAAAGGGGCCAAGGCCTAGGCAATCTGAGGGGCAGAGAGATATGAAAAAGTGAGGAGAAGGCTGCCTAGCCCTCTTCCTTGCTGTCACAGCCACTGCCCCTGGGGTTTCCACAGCCTAGTTGTAAGCCTTCTGCCTAGCCACCAGTCATGCCACCCATCTGGCTGTCCGTCATTTTGACGCCactacaaatgaccaataagcataaTATTAATCCACAACAGTAATCAAATATAGGTAAATTCAAAATAactagggccgggcgtggtggctcacgtctgtaatcccagcactttgggaggccaagatgggcagatcacctaaggtcaggagtttgagaccagtctggccaatatagtgaaaccccgtctctactaaaaatacaaaaattagccgggtgtggtggcacatgcttgtaatctcagctactcgggaggctgaggcaggagaatcgcttgaacccgggaggcagagcttgcagtgagccaagattgcaccactgcactccagcctggtcgacatagtgagactctgtctcaaataataataataataataataataataataataattagaatgatgattttattttacattatgacattaaaataatacataataatatgggtgagggtgtggagaaatgaACAGCTTTGTAAATTGTCTGAGGGAGTGGGAATTgttataactttttaatttaatttaattttttttgagacaaggtcttgatctgttgcccagcctggggtgcagtggcacaatcacgcctcactgcagcctcagcctctcaggctcaagcaatcctctcacctcagcctcctgagtagctgggactacagacctgtgccaccatgtctagctaattttttaccttttttgtagagatagggtctcgttatgttacccaggctgttcttgaactcctaaggctccagcgatcctcctgtctctgccttctgagtgctgggattacaggtgtgagctaccatgcccagcctggaacaACTTTTTACATAGGAATTGGAAATAGCTATTAAAATTAAGActgcaaaacttaaaaaaaattaatttacttatttatttttagagatgggggtcttgctatgttgcccaagcttgtctcaaactcctgggctcaagcaattctctcacctcagcctcccaagtagctgggactacaggtaagcaCCACTGTGCCCGGTAAGACGGTAAAACTTGACAGAGTGGTTCCTTTCATACAGATGTGCAATgctatatacacataaaaatggaCTGTTAATATGTGAATCTATTTCTTTTCCCTTGAATCCGCTCTGTGACTTGCCTTGTTAATGAGACATTGGCTAAAATGGAGCAACCTTGCTAGTAATcaaaacatgcaaattaaaacaacagtgagatacccTTTTCACCTATCAGAATGTCAACTGATTAAAAGAATGTGAATGCCAATTGTTAGGAACTGCTGACAGTATGTTCATGTATATATTAGTACAAGCTAGTGGAAGGCAGTTTGACAATATATATCAAAATCCTTACATGAAAACCCTTTGACCTAAGAATTCCAATTCTATGAATGTATCCCTGGAAAATATCAGAAAGGTGTAGAATGATGTGCATGCAAAATATTAATCTCAGCATTGCTTATGATTGCGAAAAATTTGAAACCATCCAAAAATCCATCAACAGGAGATCAGTTAGTTATTGGCCATCCATAAGAAATAACACACAGCCAATAAAGTATCAACATGGGAACATATGCAAGACATATCATTATGTTTAAAAGCAAAGGTGGGGGcatatgttgttttgtttgtttggttttatttggtttttgtttgtttgtttgtttttgagatggagtccagctctgtcactcaggctggagtgcagtggcaccatctcggttcactgcaacatccacccctgggttcaagtgattctcctgcctcagcctcctgagtagatgggaccacaggtgagtgccacctcacccagctaatttttgtatttttagtagagacggggtttcaccatgctggccaggctggtcttgaactcctgacctcaggtgatccgcctgcctcaacctcccaaagtgctaggactgcaTATGTTTAGctgattccatttttgttttacgATTTGTAaatatatctatgtgtgtatacatgtttgtgcttataaatatatgcaaacaattgataaaaacatataaaaattagtagtCTTTCTTTCTAGGGGGTTATGAGCCTAGGAATTTTACTTTtctcataataaatatttatgatgttTAATGTTTTACAGGCCATCAGACAAACAATATTGAAAACTTCAGAAATTTAGAAAAGTTGCTCAACTGCACTGACAATTAAATGAATGCAAATCAGAAGAATAATGAAATGTACTGCCTATCATATTGGtaataaaaaaagttaagatTGTTAACACTCAAGGTAACATAGAGCCCTGATCTCTAAACTTTTTTGATCAATCACATGTATTAGTAAAACGTTTTGGCTTTGAACACTAAATGTATATGTAattgttttcataaataaagaTGGGTCATATTATTCCTGCTGTTCTGCCACTTGTAAATTCATATGTACAGTAATGTTCACTGAAACAATTTTTGACATATGAAAAACTAGAAACATTCagaatgtccatcaatagggatctggttaaataaattattgaccactatatatatatatatatatatatatatatagaccacTATTCAGTCATCAAAGAGAGTGAAGTAGGTGTACATTCTTGAAAAGGTAAGAGCAATATATCAATACATAAAGTCAGGAAGTACATACAGTAAACCTAATAGTAGTTCATGGCAAGGGTAGGAGGGGAAAGTGAAGCTATGCAGGGAATTTGCTTTCTATTGTCTTACATAATTCTGCTTTGAAAATTTCTAAAAACTTGATTGAATGACTTTTCCAATCAGAAGAATACGAAAGatctaacacaaaaacagaagtATTGCTTGAATTATTCAAGCAGAATGCACACATTTTAATGTCCAGAAAAGTTGCGGGTTTTTTGTACTAGCTCAGAGCTGAGGATTGAAAAACGTTCCTAAAGGGATCGGAGACAACAGGAAATGGGTTTGTGCTTCTGAGTTGCTCAAGATCATGCTTATGAAGGACACTTTATATCGTTTTGAGCaagttttgtgttgtttttgttaaaacttaaaaaactgaaaaaaaaaaattaaacataattttaaagaaaagacagCTTGGGTTAGGAAGCTAGGGTCTCCCACGCCAGCACGTGCCCTGCCCCTCCTGGGGTTCTGGGGCCCGGGCCAGGACAGTCAGGCTAAACTGACTCTAGGCCACGCGGACCCCGTGGGGCGGGGCGGAACCTGGCAGGGCGCCAGTGACCGCTGGGGCCAGAGCCCTGCCGTGAAAGGAGGGCTTCCGCCTTGCAGCGCAGCTCGGATCAGCAGCCGCCCAGCAGGCCTCCCGCCCGTATTTTCCCGCGTCCATCCCTCTGTCCCACGGTCGGTGAGTCAGCGGAGCCTGATGGAGGCCTTGGGCTCTGGGCACTATGTGGGAGGCGGCATCAGGTCCATGGCGGCGGCGGCCCTGTCTGGCCTGGCGGTGCGGCTGTCGCGCTCGCAGGGGACCCGCGGCTCGTACGGCGCCTTCTGCAAGACGCTCACGCGCACGCTGCTCACCTTCTTCGACCTGGCCTGGCGGCTGCGCAAGAACTTCTTTTACTTCTACATCCTGGCCTCGGTGATTCTCAGCGTTCACCTGCAGGTACATATTTAGAGCCACTAACTTTGTGGCATTTGGGGGCTCCTCGGC from Nomascus leucogenys isolate Asia chromosome X, Asia_NLE_v1, whole genome shotgun sequence includes these protein-coding regions:
- the SMIM10 gene encoding small integral membrane protein 10 codes for the protein MRLQWYDTNTNPQDTADGVSWAKMNRVASRHADPVGRGGTWQGASDRWGQSPAVKGGLPPCSAARISSRPAGLPPVFSRVHPSVPRSVSQRSLMEALGSGHYVGGGIRSMAAAALSGLAVRLSRSQGTRGSYGAFCKTLTRTLLTFFDLAWRLRKNFFYFYILASVILSVHLQVHI